From a single Lolium rigidum isolate FL_2022 chromosome 7, APGP_CSIRO_Lrig_0.1, whole genome shotgun sequence genomic region:
- the LOC124676181 gene encoding putative phosphatidylglycerol/phosphatidylinositol transfer protein DDB_G0282179 — protein MATKQSLLALVLLAAAVCALLPSASAVTNFETCKKGKDYPVKVTGVEIVPDPVQAGQPATFKISASTDETITNGKLVVDVKYFFLNVYSETDDICTKTTCPATADFELAHSQTLPSFTPPGSYTITMKLLGENDKELSCISFGFGISFLAPIALS, from the exons ATGGCGACCAAGCAGAGCCTCCTCGCCCTCGTccttctcgccgccgccgtctgcgccctcctcccgtcggcatcCGCCGTCACCAACTTCGAGACCTGCA AGAAGGGCAAGGACTACCCGGTGAAGGTGACCGGGGTTGAGATCGTGCCGGATCCGGTCCAAGCCGGCCAGCCAGCCACCTTCAAGATCTCCGCCTCCACTG ATGAAACCATCACTAACGGGAAGCTGGTTGTTGATGTTAAATATTTTTTCTTAAATGTCTACTCTGAAACGGATGACATCTGTACAAAGACGACCTGTCCGGCAACTGCTGACTTCGAACTTGCTCACTCACAAACCTTACCATCATTCACCCCACCA GGTTCTTACACCATCACAATGAAGCTGCTGGGGGAGAACGATAAGGAACTGAGCTGCATCTCCTTTGGGTTCGGTATTAGCTTCCTCGCACCGATTGCCTTGAGCTGA